From the genome of Thermoleophilaceae bacterium, one region includes:
- a CDS encoding sigma-70 family RNA polymerase sigma factor — MSVAELQELEEVKLLVTKGTATGVLTYAEVATALAEVDIDESDIEELHGFLEKSEIELVEEIDPALAANQEERAVDGKGRRRKAKSQIDLKPDMTTDSLQLFLKDIGKVRLLTAQEEVDLAKRIERGDLDAKQKMVESNLRLVVSIAKNYRNQGLPFLDLIQEGTLGLVRAAEKFDYRKGFKFSTYATWWIRQAIARALADKARTIRIPVHVVEKLNKIGRAERKLVTELGREPTPEEIAAHTGIDPEEVDSIKRSAQAPVSLEKPVGDEEESEFGQFIADERAESPYERAAEILTKEALREALENLSYRERRVLELRYGLGGEHPRTLDEVGRTFNVTRERIRQIENQSLKKLQSLAEAQKLRDVA, encoded by the coding sequence ATGTCAGTAGCGGAACTCCAGGAACTCGAGGAGGTCAAGCTCCTCGTCACCAAGGGCACGGCAACGGGCGTGCTCACCTACGCGGAGGTGGCGACGGCGCTGGCCGAGGTGGACATCGACGAGTCGGACATCGAGGAGCTGCACGGCTTCCTCGAGAAGTCCGAGATCGAGCTCGTCGAGGAGATCGATCCGGCGCTCGCCGCCAATCAGGAAGAGCGCGCTGTGGACGGCAAGGGACGCCGGCGCAAGGCCAAGAGCCAGATCGACCTCAAGCCGGACATGACGACGGATTCGCTGCAGCTCTTCCTCAAGGACATCGGGAAGGTCAGACTGCTGACGGCGCAGGAGGAGGTCGATCTCGCCAAGCGCATCGAGCGCGGCGACCTCGACGCCAAGCAGAAGATGGTGGAGTCCAACCTGCGGCTGGTCGTCTCGATCGCCAAGAACTACCGCAACCAGGGCCTGCCCTTCCTCGACCTCATCCAGGAGGGCACGCTGGGCCTGGTCCGCGCGGCTGAGAAGTTCGACTACCGCAAGGGCTTCAAGTTCTCCACCTACGCCACCTGGTGGATCCGCCAGGCCATCGCCCGCGCGCTGGCCGACAAGGCGCGCACCATCCGCATCCCCGTGCACGTGGTCGAGAAGCTCAATAAGATCGGCCGCGCCGAGCGCAAGCTCGTCACCGAGCTGGGGCGTGAGCCCACCCCCGAGGAGATCGCCGCCCACACGGGCATCGATCCCGAGGAGGTCGACTCGATCAAGCGCTCCGCCCAGGCACCGGTTTCGCTGGAGAAGCCGGTGGGTGACGAGGAGGAGTCCGAGTTCGGCCAGTTCATCGCCGACGAGCGGGCCGAGTCGCCGTACGAGCGCGCCGCGGAGATCCTCACCAAGGAGGCGCTGCGCGAGGCGCTCGAGAACTTGAGCTACCGCGAGCGGCGCGTGCTCGAGCTGCGCTACGGGCTCGGCGGGGAGCACCCCCGCACCCTCGACGAGGTGGGCCGCACGTTCAACGTCACGCGCGAGCGCATCCGCCAGATCGAGAACCAGTCGCTCAAGAAGCTGCAGTCGCTCGCGGAAGCCCAGAAGCTCCGCGACGTCGCGTAG
- a CDS encoding GGDEF domain-containing protein — MPDPDVRRLPAALDEPLARLHEGREELAKAWLLRLLERASLDEIERLPTDRIARELPPLISDILRALGVKDGPMELDADGRDRAARLGELRGGQGASASDLARDLTALQSVIVAALRRELDDRDPHVFVDAVDRLATAFGGIQAAAIEQLLGKRERELERLAHTDPLTGLYNVRFLQEHLQQLLDHHRRYGHPFSVLLLDMDGLKRLNDSRGHAAGDRALVAVAEAIRAAIRRVDTPVRIGGDEFCVVAPQQTASRARVIADRIAESIDAGDSGVGISIGVASCPQHAVDAEHLLETGDEAMYRAKAAGRSVAVAEPGAAARAADAP, encoded by the coding sequence GTGCCCGACCCAGACGTCCGCCGCCTGCCAGCCGCGCTCGACGAGCCCCTTGCCCGCCTCCACGAAGGTCGGGAGGAGCTGGCCAAGGCATGGCTGCTCCGGCTGTTGGAGCGGGCCTCGCTCGACGAGATCGAGCGGTTGCCCACCGATCGGATCGCGCGTGAGCTGCCGCCGCTGATCTCGGACATCCTCCGGGCGCTCGGCGTGAAGGACGGCCCCATGGAGCTCGACGCGGACGGCCGCGATCGCGCCGCCCGCCTCGGGGAGCTGCGCGGCGGCCAGGGCGCATCCGCCTCGGACCTCGCGCGCGACCTCACCGCGCTCCAGTCGGTCATCGTGGCCGCCCTCCGGCGCGAGCTCGACGACCGTGACCCGCATGTCTTCGTCGATGCGGTGGACCGCCTGGCGACGGCCTTCGGCGGCATCCAGGCCGCGGCCATCGAACAGCTGCTCGGCAAGCGCGAGCGCGAGCTCGAGCGACTCGCCCACACGGACCCCCTCACAGGCCTCTACAACGTCCGCTTCCTGCAGGAGCACCTCCAGCAGCTGCTCGACCACCACCGCCGCTACGGCCACCCGTTCTCGGTCCTGCTGCTCGACATGGACGGCCTCAAGCGACTCAACGACTCCCGCGGCCACGCCGCGGGGGACCGCGCGCTCGTGGCGGTGGCGGAGGCCATCCGCGCGGCCATCCGCCGGGTGGACACGCCGGTGCGCATCGGCGGCGACGAGTTCTGCGTGGTGGCCCCGCAGCAGACCGCCTCCCGCGCGCGCGTGATCGCGGACCGCATCGCCGAGTCCATCGACGCCGGCGACTCCGGCGTGGGCATCTCCATCGGGGTCGCGTCCTGTCCCCAGCACGCCGTCGACGCCGAGCACCTGCTCGAGACCGGCGACGAGGCGATGTACCGCGCGAAGGCCGCTGGCCGCAGCGTGGCGGTGGCCGAGCCCGGAGCTGCCGCCCGCGCGGCCGACGCGCCCTAG
- a CDS encoding RlpA-like double-psi beta-barrel domain-containing protein — translation MSPHLWALAAALCTALALSAPAAAQTGGLSAPSPGEGAEPVDPEFKISARRSVYLGREMRVKGSAPQAAGKAVRIEWLDPAGAWQPAATVQADAQGAFMTTWEPEHVGRYKLRAVLGHNASSAQAQAARSSVPRTLTVYRSAKASWYGPGFYGNRTACGQRLRRGTVGIAHRRLKCGTRVAVRRGRRSMVVRVIDRGPYVRGVHWDLTEAAARKLGVEHTTRIGAAPLG, via the coding sequence ATGAGCCCCCACCTGTGGGCGCTCGCGGCCGCGCTCTGCACGGCCCTTGCGCTCTCCGCCCCCGCGGCAGCCCAGACGGGAGGCCTCTCCGCGCCGTCCCCCGGCGAGGGGGCCGAGCCCGTGGATCCCGAGTTCAAGATCAGCGCGCGGCGATCCGTGTACCTGGGCCGCGAGATGCGCGTGAAGGGATCGGCGCCGCAGGCCGCCGGCAAGGCCGTCCGGATCGAATGGCTCGACCCGGCGGGCGCCTGGCAGCCGGCCGCCACCGTCCAGGCCGACGCGCAGGGCGCGTTCATGACCACGTGGGAGCCGGAGCACGTCGGACGCTACAAGCTGCGGGCGGTGCTCGGCCACAACGCCAGCAGCGCCCAGGCCCAGGCGGCACGGTCGTCGGTGCCGCGCACGCTCACGGTCTATCGCTCCGCGAAGGCGAGCTGGTACGGCCCGGGCTTCTACGGCAACCGCACGGCCTGCGGGCAGCGGCTCCGGCGGGGCACGGTGGGCATCGCGCACCGGCGCCTGAAGTGCGGCACGCGCGTGGCCGTCCGGCGCGGGCGGCGGTCCATGGTCGTCCGCGTGATCGACCGCGGGCCCTACGTCCGCGGCGTCCACTGGGACCTCACCGAAGCGGCCGCGCGGAAGCTCGGCGTGGAGCACACAACCCGTATCGGTGCCGCCCCACTCGGCTGA
- a CDS encoding response regulator transcription factor, with protein sequence MNAARDTFSCVVIDEHPVVRQGIRALLEKEFPAIDVSDLESPSSAIDQKAPGKADIVIFDPRRAGTDIERTIAGLHKRGAAVVVFTSDGGARLLSEALKAGVKGYVRKDSPPEDLVRAIQAARQGDFYVDPALSSAIVLEEGDRTLTARQREILQMLADGMQTDAVARKLGLSTETVRTHTKRILAKLDADTRTQAVAIGIRNSLIE encoded by the coding sequence ATGAATGCCGCTCGCGACACCTTCTCCTGCGTCGTCATCGATGAGCATCCCGTTGTGCGCCAGGGCATCCGTGCCCTCCTCGAAAAGGAGTTCCCGGCGATCGACGTGTCCGATCTCGAGTCGCCGTCCTCGGCCATCGACCAGAAAGCCCCGGGCAAGGCCGACATCGTGATCTTCGACCCGCGCCGCGCGGGCACCGACATCGAGCGGACGATCGCCGGGCTGCACAAGCGGGGCGCGGCCGTCGTGGTCTTCACCTCCGACGGCGGCGCGCGGCTGCTGTCCGAAGCGCTCAAGGCCGGGGTGAAGGGCTACGTCCGCAAGGACTCCCCGCCGGAGGACCTCGTGCGCGCCATCCAGGCCGCCCGCCAGGGCGACTTCTACGTGGACCCGGCGCTGTCCTCGGCCATCGTGCTCGAGGAGGGCGACCGCACGCTCACCGCCCGCCAGCGCGAGATCCTCCAGATGCTGGCCGACGGCATGCAGACCGACGCCGTGGCCCGCAAGCTCGGCCTCTCCACCGAGACGGTCCGCACCCACACCAAGCGGATCCTGGCCAAGCTCGATGCCGACACGCGCACGCAGGCCGTGGCCATCGGCATCCGCAACAGCCTCATCGAGTAG
- a CDS encoding YihY/virulence factor BrkB family protein: MPGPPKPATGWRRSWRLVKAFYWKAYEDNLTGLSGMVAYNLLLSVFPLALVALFVAGRVLESPELEQRVLEDLQELFPSTAEATLTSTLDYVRNSSTGLGIVALVTSIWIGASFWGALDTAFCRIYHVRCRSWLEQKRFALLMLFVVLLFIAATVAVPVAQSVLVSGTEDLPFGLEDVPGVIFGISLAIGLAILFAVLCLVYWSVPNRFVPWRAIWPGALGATIAIGTVDYAFPAYLSSINTIARFGTTFVFVVIVMIWFYALGIIILGGATINAMRFEVHDTGRRLSQIVPSLKGKPPEAEHP; this comes from the coding sequence GTGCCCGGACCGCCCAAGCCGGCCACGGGGTGGCGGCGGTCGTGGCGGCTCGTGAAGGCCTTCTACTGGAAGGCCTACGAGGACAACCTCACCGGGCTCTCCGGCATGGTCGCCTACAACCTGCTGCTGTCGGTCTTCCCGCTGGCGCTGGTCGCGCTCTTCGTCGCGGGCCGGGTGCTCGAGAGCCCGGAGCTGGAGCAGCGCGTGCTCGAGGACCTGCAGGAGCTGTTCCCGAGCACCGCCGAGGCCACGCTGACGAGCACCCTGGACTACGTGCGCAACTCGTCCACCGGCCTGGGCATCGTCGCGCTGGTCACGAGCATCTGGATCGGCGCCTCTTTCTGGGGCGCGCTCGACACGGCCTTCTGCCGCATCTACCACGTGCGCTGCCGCAGCTGGCTCGAGCAGAAGCGCTTCGCGCTGCTCATGCTGTTCGTGGTCCTGCTGTTCATCGCCGCGACCGTGGCGGTGCCGGTCGCCCAGAGCGTGCTGGTGTCCGGGACGGAGGACCTCCCGTTCGGGTTGGAGGACGTCCCGGGCGTCATCTTCGGCATCAGCCTGGCGATCGGACTGGCGATCCTGTTCGCGGTCCTCTGCCTCGTCTACTGGTCGGTGCCCAACCGCTTCGTCCCCTGGCGCGCGATCTGGCCCGGCGCGCTCGGGGCCACGATCGCGATCGGGACCGTGGACTATGCCTTCCCCGCGTACCTGTCGAGCATCAACACCATCGCCCGCTTCGGCACGACGTTCGTCTTCGTGGTGATCGTGATGATCTGGTTCTACGCGCTGGGGATCATCATCCTCGGAGGGGCCACGATCAACGCCATGCGCTTCGAGGTGCACGACACGGGCCGCCGCCTGAGCCAGATCGTGCCGTCGCTCAAGGGAAAGCCGCCCGAGGCCGAACACCCATGA